The Cicer arietinum cultivar CDC Frontier isolate Library 1 chromosome 1, Cicar.CDCFrontier_v2.0, whole genome shotgun sequence genome contains the following window.
CCATGACGGACAAATTTACTCCAAAAttctaatttgaaaaaaaaatcctgAAATGTTCCAGTATTAAACATGGTGTACTTTTATTCAAAATTACTGGTGTGGTGAACTGTTTAAAAATACTGGGTATCAATACAGCAAGCATTAGCAGCAACAAAAATATAGAACAAAGGCTTCAAAAGGACGCTTAAATAATGCGTCGTCAGCATCAAACAAATCTTATAGCCAATCCAACTATATCCAAGCAAGAGAAAGCAAAGAAGGGTATATGATGCAAATAAACTTACATGGAGAGGGCGGACTCAGTAAGTGAGATACCAACTTTTTAGATATCTCCTCATCTTGGAGAAGCTTGATTCCATGGGAAACCTTGGCTGCACGTGACAGATCAGGAGCAAGCCCAGTTGATTGGCTAGCAGAATGTGAGGTAGGGGAAGCAGCAGGAGAATAAGCTGGGGGGGAGGATGGTTTAGAATAAGATTTTGGTGAACGGTTAGATTGATATTTGAAGCAACCATATGAACAGGGATCTGGAGGATGCTCAGTCACAATGGAAGGTGAAGATGAGGATACTTTACAGTCAAAACAAGGAGGTTTCTCAGCAGTTGCAGGGGATATTGGAGAATAAGAGGGAGCATGAAATGGTGGTATTAATGGCTCAGAGTGATCAATTAACTGCGCGGATGGAGCAGGAGCGGGAGCAGGTGGATAAGCATGTAGTGTATCCTTTAGAAAAGAAGATAACCTGATTTCTTTGACTTTGCCAAAAACTACGTTATTAAGGCCAAGATTTTTTCTGGAAGAACCTCTTATTGTTTGAGCTATTTGTTTCAATCTTTGGGGCAAAAGGCTCCCAAACCCTTGCATGACTGAAGCCTGCACTACCACAGGAGAAGCTACCGTTGAGCCGTGTGCATTTGTAATTTGCACATACACATTCTGCGATGGCAAACAATTATGTAGATGCTTGTTATAGAAATATGTGAATGGACTTAAATCCAACTACTAAAATTTTCTTGCAGTCAGTAGATCTTAGGCTAAGGTATACGCAATAGATTGACTTTTGTATTCCATCAATGTAATTTCAATTTATCATGGTATTAAACAAGGCAAACTCCTCATTCTTAATCAAATCATGCTTTAGGATATGCTAGCTTGATTAGGCAAAGAAAgacaattataaaattgaacACTAATGAAGTTAGATGAAAACAAGAATGTAGAAGATGACAATGTATCTGGACTTGTCTGTATTAAAAAAGACATTGCTTTCCATCCACTCAAAAACGTAGTACATACTTAAATATGGCCATAGAGATCCACTATGAGTTATCAGCTTCTACTTAGTAAAAGACAATTGGTTATTTAATCTTTGGCCAaaaaatgcaaaataacaaGAATAATAGCTACAACAACAATAGATAATGAATCTTTCTTATAGAATAAATTTCTACAGCCTTCATTGTTAAGTTAAATATTAGAAATTCTGCTCTCTCTGCTCCTTCCATGAATATTTCAGTAAGTTGTgcaggaaaaataaaaaagcagacatgaaaattttgttttgttttgattagaTTCTAACTGATTTTGAGAGAAATCTGATATATAGTTCAACTTTAAGGTTTTGACTTTTGAGTGAAGTGGCACTTATAAAACCAAATTGCAattcacaaaataataagtGAAACAGGTTATGAGACTACACCTCGTCAGACATCAGCTGCAATCCAAACTTCAATTCTTTCTCAAAGTCATCAAACTTATCAAGTACTTCAGATATTGAATTATTAAGAGTAAACTTAAACAGAATCTTGGGTATCTGCCAAATAGATGCAGACTGCACTGGTATTACACTTAACCCACCAGGAAACTTCAAGATCTCAAACATAGATGTGTTTCCAATTACTGATGTGGTGAAAGTCAGGTTGGATTGCTGGAGAAACAGTTCAATTAATGATGACCTCAGCACACTCAAGAACACTGGATTTATTGGAACGTTCATTGGATCAGAGAGAACACCTAATACCACGTCAGACCAATTAGGTGCAACACTTTGGTGCATGGATAGGATAGCCACCTGTTAAGAGTAAATAGCTTATGAGCCAATTTTTTAAATCTCAGTAGAGTCCCGAGGAAAAAATTGTAAGAGTAGAAGCTTGGCTAAGACCTTTGTATTTGGCAGACCAATTTCACCAAAGATATCATCTTCTAATCCTTCAATGTAGGGAATAAGCTGTGAAACTGGTTTTTCCAGCCTGAAGGATGCCTGAACAGTAGCTGAAAGTTTTTCAAGGAAAAAAAAGTATTGtcaatatattcaataatatcACCAACATTAAGAATTCAAATGGAGATCTTTACACAAAAGATTAATCACAGGAAAATAATACAAAAAGAAACCATAACAAACTTAGGAGTGATAGTTACGCATATCACATGTACAATGCAGTACAAAGGATTTGTTTAAATCAGTAAAAGATTGCAATTTGCAGCCTcaaataatttacttattttggAGGTAGTCACACACTGCTAATCTATCAATGCAGTGGTCTAGGACATTAgtgaattatatttttctgaCAATTTTATAACTATGGAGCTCACAGTTTTCCTGGATTCCTAATATATATATCCTAATACTCtctaactatattttataaaatcatggataattaacatgaaattttttatggtgAAGCATTGTCAGGCTGTTTTACAGCAGTAAGCAGCTGAATCCAAGTTTTTAAACATTCACGAGTGAATAAAACACTCAGTAGAATGATACTTAGATAAATCAAGATTACAAAGATAATAAATTCTAAATGCAATTTACAAGATGAATAATTAGACTCACTGTTACCTAAAAGATAGTAAGATACAACGAATCTATTTTACTTCTATATAATGAATCTAATACTACTTGGAAAGTGAACATTAATTCTATTCTATTTCCAACTTAACTATTACCATCAAATTTTTATGCATAaaaggattttatttttttattcttttttcaaaaaaagtaaCACAGATAGCTTAGCTGGTTTACCTAAAAGGTAACACATTACACATTAAAAAAGGTGATCAATTTACGGGATAAGATTACttatattgattatttgaaAAGTAGACCAAACATCAAGAGTGTCTTCAATAGTTGTAAAACAAGATGTGTTGCTAGCAATCCTCTTACCAAGTCTTTAGCACTGACGCTTC
Protein-coding sequences here:
- the LOC101493343 gene encoding uncharacterized protein: MGKIEEQYVQQEEQRENHGDCARCSVVLRAFSFKCLFILFLSLSAFLSGIFWILPKHTVQLSFDEKDEIKNSATVQASFRLEKPVSQLIPYIEGLEDDIFGEIGLPNTKVAILSMHQSVAPNWSDVVLGVLSDPMNVPINPVFLSVLRSSLIELFLQQSNLTFTTSVIGNTSMFEILKFPGGLSVIPVQSASIWQIPKILFKFTLNNSISEVLDKFDDFEKELKFGLQLMSDENVYVQITNAHGSTVASPVVVQASVMQGFGSLLPQRLKQIAQTIRGSSRKNLGLNNVVFGKVKEIRLSSFLKDTLHAYPPAPAPAPSAQLIDHSEPLIPPFHAPSYSPISPATAEKPPCFDCKVSSSSPSIVTEHPPDPCSYGCFKYQSNRSPKSYSKPSSPPAYSPAASPTSHSASQSTGLAPDLSRAAKVSHGIKLLQDEEISKKLVSHLLSPPSPSSAGGDFHREILLMGICMLLISFVFLNDLTFL